The Terriglobales bacterium genome includes a region encoding these proteins:
- a CDS encoding ABC transporter permease, translating to MIGGGQGEVVKMALDTIRANKLRSGLTILGVVIGVSVVILISSVVNGLQHNINASITEFGSNIVWAFRFDFFTFQRPSEEVRMRKELTKEDADALIGLPYVEAVTSGVRYFNPQFGTGTYSLSYNGRKVTNTILEGDTATVKEVYDLHMKEGRIWTEEEDQRGSNVVVLGADTAEELFPGESPMLKEIKIEGRLYTVIGYLEPRKNVISGGKNPEDNIALFPLTTLRKMHPELKDHLISVKAVSHEALPIVMDEMREVLRRRRKVSPTAPDNFAIMTQDSFSEFWDQITGGLFIFMFAVSSVGLLVGGVGVMNIMLVSVTERTREIGVRKAIGARKRAILAQFTLEAITLTGLGGLIGIAAGSGLVLLIQFFLSAIPARLSFAWLGVAFVISCGIGLIFGIYPAWKAANLDPIESLRYE from the coding sequence GTGATCGGGGGCGGCCAGGGCGAAGTCGTCAAGATGGCGCTCGACACCATCCGCGCCAACAAGCTGCGCTCGGGCCTCACCATCCTGGGCGTGGTGATCGGGGTGAGCGTGGTGATCCTGATCTCCTCGGTCGTCAACGGACTGCAGCACAACATCAACGCCTCCATCACCGAGTTCGGCTCCAACATCGTGTGGGCCTTCCGCTTCGACTTCTTCACGTTCCAGCGGCCGTCGGAAGAGGTTCGCATGCGCAAGGAGCTGACGAAGGAAGACGCCGACGCGCTGATCGGGCTGCCGTACGTGGAAGCGGTGACCTCGGGCGTGCGCTACTTCAACCCGCAGTTCGGGACCGGCACCTACTCGCTGAGCTACAACGGGAGGAAGGTGACCAACACCATCCTGGAGGGCGACACCGCGACGGTGAAGGAGGTCTACGACCTCCACATGAAGGAAGGGCGGATCTGGACGGAAGAAGAGGACCAGCGCGGGTCGAACGTGGTGGTGCTGGGCGCGGACACCGCCGAAGAGCTGTTTCCCGGCGAGTCCCCGATGCTGAAGGAGATCAAGATCGAAGGGCGGCTGTACACGGTGATCGGCTACCTGGAGCCGCGGAAGAACGTGATCTCCGGGGGGAAGAATCCGGAGGACAACATCGCGCTGTTCCCGCTGACCACGCTGCGCAAGATGCATCCGGAGCTGAAGGACCACCTGATCAGCGTGAAGGCGGTGTCGCACGAGGCGCTGCCGATCGTGATGGACGAGATGCGGGAGGTGCTGCGGCGGCGGCGGAAGGTCTCGCCCACGGCGCCCGACAACTTCGCCATCATGACGCAGGATTCCTTCTCGGAGTTCTGGGACCAGATCACGGGCGGGCTGTTCATCTTCATGTTCGCGGTCTCGAGCGTGGGGCTGCTGGTGGGCGGGGTGGGCGTGATGAACATCATGCTGGTGTCGGTGACGGAGCGGACGCGGGAGATCGGGGTGCGCAAGGCCATCGGCGCGCGCAAGCGCGCGATCCTCGCGCAGTTCACGCTGGAGGCCATCACGCTGACCGGGCTCGGCGGATTGATCGGCATCGCGGCCGGGTCGGGGCTCGTGCTGCTGATCCAGTTCTTCCTCTCCGCCATCCCGGCGCGGCTGTCGTTCGCGTGGCTGGGCGTGGCGTTCGTCATCTCCTGCGGCATCGGCCTGATCTTCGGCATCTACCCCGCGTGGAAGGCCGCCAACCTCGACCCCATCGAATCGTTGCGGTATGAATAA
- the hpnI gene encoding bacteriohopanetetrol glucosamine biosynthesis glycosyltransferase HpnI, whose translation MAAIFQYVLAGLTLCGIGFYLIALWSARHFLRAGRPPLGFAPPVSILKPLRGSDPAQLHAFESHCQQEYTGEYELIFGVADASDAAVANVEALRRQFPERRIELVVCPEVLGTNRKVSSLVQMLPRARFEHVLINDSDIRVEPDYLARVMRHFADEKVGMVTALYRPVPGRTLGSRLEALGISTEFMAGVLTARFLEKGVHFALGSTLAFTRQALAAIGGLETLVDYLADDFELGARISAAGYRVELADSVVENHIPDYSFDEFMAHQLRWGRSTRSSRPLGYTGLALTFGLFWAMLGVVPAWYVGRGGRWALALLAAAAVLRVAVALAVGLPVLRDRYVLRDLWLLPLRDVLAFVIWVGSYTGSRIHWRGEDFVLEKGKIRLA comes from the coding sequence TTGGCCGCCATCTTCCAATACGTCCTCGCCGGCCTCACTTTGTGCGGCATCGGGTTCTACCTGATCGCGCTGTGGAGCGCGCGGCACTTTCTGCGCGCGGGCCGGCCGCCGCTGGGTTTTGCGCCGCCGGTCTCGATCCTGAAGCCGCTGCGCGGGAGCGACCCGGCGCAGTTGCACGCCTTCGAATCGCACTGCCAGCAGGAGTACACGGGCGAGTACGAGCTCATCTTCGGCGTCGCGGACGCTTCGGACGCGGCCGTCGCCAACGTCGAGGCGCTGCGCCGGCAGTTTCCCGAGCGCCGCATCGAGCTGGTCGTGTGCCCGGAAGTCCTGGGGACGAACAGGAAAGTGTCGAGCCTCGTCCAGATGCTGCCGCGCGCGCGCTTCGAGCACGTGCTCATCAACGACAGCGACATCCGCGTGGAGCCGGATTACCTGGCGCGCGTGATGCGGCATTTCGCGGACGAGAAAGTGGGCATGGTCACCGCGCTGTATCGTCCCGTGCCCGGGCGCACGCTCGGCTCGCGCCTCGAAGCGCTCGGGATCTCCACCGAGTTCATGGCCGGAGTGTTGACGGCGCGCTTCCTCGAAAAGGGCGTGCACTTCGCGCTCGGCTCCACGCTGGCGTTCACGCGCCAGGCGCTCGCCGCCATCGGCGGGCTGGAGACGCTGGTGGATTACCTGGCGGACGACTTCGAGCTGGGCGCGCGCATCTCCGCTGCGGGCTACCGCGTGGAGCTGGCCGACAGCGTGGTGGAGAACCACATCCCCGACTACAGCTTCGACGAATTCATGGCGCACCAGTTGCGCTGGGGGCGCTCCACCCGGAGCTCGCGCCCGCTCGGCTACACCGGCCTCGCGCTCACGTTCGGGCTGTTCTGGGCGATGTTGGGGGTTGTGCCGGCGTGGTACGTCGGCCGCGGCGGGAGGTGGGCGCTGGCGCTGCTGGCGGCGGCCGCGGTGCTGCGCGTGGCGGTGGCGCTGGCCGTCGGGCTGCCCGTGCTGCGCGACCGCTACGTGCTGCGCGACCTGTGGCTGCTTCCGCTGCGCGACGTGCTCGCATTCGTGATCTGGGTGGGCAGCTACACGGGCTCGCGCATCCACTGGCGGGGCGAGGATTTCGTCCTCGAAAAGGGCAAGATCAGGCTCGCCTGA
- a CDS encoding low affinity iron permease family protein — protein sequence MTEQRKNGGRGKLVPTMELKSKEIKERKDASFSARFGRLASAIATFAGSPWMFLLAGVIVAIWGMLGPVYRYSDTWQLIINTGTTIVTFLMVFLIQNTQNRDARAIHLKLDEIIRSIQHAHNEMIDIERLSDKELAELSARYEKIREECERRERSTGKKKPAA from the coding sequence ATGACGGAACAGCGCAAGAATGGCGGGCGCGGGAAGCTCGTGCCCACCATGGAGCTGAAGTCGAAGGAGATCAAGGAGCGCAAGGACGCGAGCTTCAGCGCGCGCTTCGGGCGGCTCGCTTCCGCCATCGCGACGTTCGCCGGCAGCCCGTGGATGTTCCTGCTCGCGGGGGTCATCGTCGCGATCTGGGGCATGCTGGGGCCCGTCTATCGCTACTCCGACACCTGGCAGCTGATCATCAACACGGGGACGACGATCGTCACGTTCCTGATGGTGTTCCTGATCCAGAACACGCAGAACCGGGACGCGCGCGCCATCCACCTGAAGCTCGACGAGATCATCCGCTCGATCCAGCACGCGCACAACGAGATGATCGACATCGAGCGGCTCTCCGACAAGGAACTCGCGGAGCTCTCGGCGCGCTACGAGAAGATCCGCGAGGAATGCGAGCGCCGCGAGCGGAGCACGGGGAAGAAGAAGCCGGCTGCCTAG
- a CDS encoding SDR family oxidoreductase: MAKKKTAEAHRATVHEFPSGRATQHEPRPPFPSQHQQKPGLEAKLEPRPRYLAPLYRGAGKLNDKVALITGGDSGIGRAVAVLYAREGADVAIVYLPEEQTDAEETQRAVESEGRRCLLFAGDVSNPEFCRAVAGRTVKELGRLDILVNNAAYQQHQELPEDISLEQWDRTFRTNIYGYFFMVRAALPYLKAGSAIVNCGSITGLEGNKLLLDYAATKGAIHAFTKSLAQNLVERKIRVNCVAPGPVWTPLNVADKPAAKAAKHGEDTPMGRPAQPEEIAPAFVFFASEADSSYITGEVLTLLGGETSAA, encoded by the coding sequence ATGGCGAAGAAGAAGACAGCCGAGGCACACCGCGCGACGGTGCACGAGTTCCCGTCCGGCAGAGCAACGCAGCACGAGCCCAGGCCTCCCTTCCCCAGCCAGCACCAGCAGAAGCCCGGCCTCGAGGCGAAGCTCGAGCCGCGCCCGCGCTATCTCGCGCCGCTCTACCGCGGCGCCGGCAAGCTGAACGACAAGGTCGCGCTCATCACCGGCGGCGATTCCGGCATCGGGCGCGCGGTCGCCGTGCTGTACGCGCGCGAGGGCGCTGACGTCGCCATCGTCTACCTGCCGGAAGAGCAGACCGACGCGGAAGAGACGCAGCGCGCCGTCGAGTCCGAGGGACGTCGCTGCCTGCTCTTCGCCGGCGACGTGAGCAATCCGGAGTTCTGCCGCGCGGTCGCCGGGCGCACCGTCAAGGAGCTCGGCCGCCTCGACATCCTCGTCAACAACGCCGCCTACCAGCAGCACCAGGAGCTGCCGGAAGACATCTCGCTGGAGCAGTGGGACCGCACCTTCCGCACCAACATCTACGGATACTTCTTCATGGTGCGCGCGGCGCTGCCGTACCTCAAGGCGGGCAGCGCGATCGTGAACTGCGGCTCCATCACCGGCCTCGAAGGCAACAAGCTGTTGCTCGATTACGCCGCGACCAAGGGCGCCATCCATGCGTTCACCAAGTCGCTGGCGCAGAACCTGGTGGAGCGGAAGATCCGCGTGAACTGCGTGGCGCCCGGCCCGGTCTGGACGCCGCTCAACGTCGCCGACAAGCCCGCGGCAAAAGCCGCGAAACACGGCGAGGACACGCCCATGGGCCGCCCCGCGCAGCCCGAGGAGATCGCGCCGGCCTTCGTCTTCTTCGCCTCGGAAGCCGACTCCAGCTACATCACCGGCGAAGTGCTCACGCTGCTGGGCGGCGAGACCTCGGCGGCCTAG